Genomic window (Rosa chinensis cultivar Old Blush chromosome 6, RchiOBHm-V2, whole genome shotgun sequence):
TATTGGCTCAAATCATATTTATGCCAGAGTACCATAAAATCATAATCATCCAACTATTCTACCAGAAAAGGTTACAACTTTAATCTGGAATTTATAGGATAGCAATCCTAGGCTTCCCTTCTTGAAAAACAAAGGCATCCTCTAGAGAAGACACAGATCTATACAATGGATAGCTGCACCTTTAATTTGTACAGGTGACATTGACACACACATTATGCAAAACGAAAATGGGCCTTGTTGCAGGCCTGTTTATTGATACACACATCTTTCTCTTTGATAGGAACAGATGAAGAAATACTTAGAGGGATGTTGCATTTGGAGAGCCTGGATTCAGACTATCGATTTCTTGATCCTTTGGACTGATGAACATTTTTCGCACCATTGACAGGAATTCACTGCATATGCAAAGATCAATAAGAGATTAGATGCTAGAGTGGAACAGTAATTAAAAACTTTTAGACACAATTTGAGTTCCAAGTTCTTTACTGCCACAGATAATCTCCTATCAGCATCATGTCTCCTTCATCGTCCATGTAGGTTACCTGCCATCCACTACTTCCATCGATCAACCTTCCTTCAAAATCGAACATCTGGTCAAGCTCAGAAATAAGCTCACCATACCCATCAAAGCGTGTGAGGTCCACTGATCTTCCAAGGGCTGCTCCATACTTGAGCACCTGAAAGAATGCTGACATTTTAACAAGACTAGCTTCACCTCATTAAGAGGATACTAATCGCTTTACACTTTAGTGCATATCCCTTCTAGTGCAAATGCAACttgaaataaataaacatgCTTGTCATGAACAACTTGCACAAAATCACACCAAACAGAGATCTCTGTAAGTTTGTAGAAAATTACTTGGAGACCTTTGCTATGTTATGACTAGTGTAAGTAGCTTGGAATCACCTAAAGCTATTGTGAATATTTTAGAATGTAAGTGCAATAGAAGTGATCCAATTAGCAGCAATTTATCTTTGAATTTTCTTGCAAAGACAGCCAGAAGAAGTTTTATATGAAATTTACCTTTATGCAACTCCTGTTGCTGACAGAACAACATTTCTTGCATTGTGTCTCAGAAAGAACACAAGAAATACTCTTAGATGTCTCTGAAAGTTGGACAGTTTCAGAAACACTTGACTGAGAAATTGGAGGAATAGAACAAGGACTTAAATGTCCACTAGAATTGGCAACTTGTGGTGAAGGGAGCTCCGAGTGACTGTTATCTAAATTGACTCCAAAAAGCATGAGGGTATTTGATGGAACAAATGGCCCTTGAGTCTCACTCCTCAGTTTAGAGGCGCTTAATTCCTGGGATCCAGAGGAGTTGATATTTGGAACCGACATGCTTCTGCTAAATGGAACACTGTCAACGACCCCAAAAGTAGTCAACTGTGATGGCCATTGGTTAATGTGGCCTGGAGTCAGCATATTTTCACTGGAAAATGCTATTGAACTGCTAGGACTTTGGTGTAGCGGATCATACATTGGTGCACCTAGTTCATTAGCATGTGTTTCGCTTATTTCTTGACCTTGAAAGACCTTTTCTCGTCTTTGAGGCATTATTAATGGAAATGGGCCTATTaagaaaaagggagagagaaattgatTAGTTTTGACATGAATGAACTGGATATCATATGAGGACCTAATGATGAATGAAGGGACACTTCTTTTCTCAAAATCTGAAGAAAGATTCCACAAGGAGATATACGAGAGTTACCCACCATTCCTGGCCAACCCAGAAAACACAGGTAATGATAGATCAGGTATACGTGGTCTCTTATGAGGTGGGACAGGGAAAGAAGTCCTCTTCGTCTTGGTGGATTCTGCAGGCTCAATGTTCCAAGGAGAAAGCCTTTCAGAATGCAAGAGCGTAGCTGATGTGGTATCCCATTGCACCTACAAGGGAATAATACTTGGTCAAATAATTAGTTACATAAAGAGACAACGATCTCAACTATGAAATTGCACATTTGGAGATTTGAGGGTCATAAAAAGGGATTTGGTACCTTCAGACACCCCCATTCAGAACTGGGCCACCTAACAGGATCCTTATCTTTAATATCTATTATGGTACCTTCACATCTGttcaaacaataaaaaaattaatttaaaagacTATAACACTTGGaacgaaaaggaaaaagaacaaCGCCTCCTGCACTTTTGTCCATCCATTCTTGCACTCACAAGTCATGGATTTATTACCTCTTCTCTGCACATTCTTCAGCTTCAAACCGCATTCTGAATCTCATCCCAACAGAATATT
Coding sequences:
- the LOC112172516 gene encoding auxin response factor 2 isoform X1, which translates into the protein MAGSVSGEQQSAYPVNNRQGDKDDLYNQLWHTCAGSNIYVPRPGDKVFYFAQGHIEQVEAYADPDSNAAMPKYNLPPKILCHVVNVQLKAEVHTDEVFAQITLLPVTQQDQLSFEDENAPSLPHRTRTCFSKILTPSDTSTHGGFSVPKRHAEECFPPLMFLQEMFHQPPVQELTTKDLHGVEWHFRHIYRGQPKRHLLTSGWSTFVTAKKLVPGDACIFVRGENGELCVGICRATKTQDNATASLISGNSMQHGILASAFHAICTGTMFTVYYRPWTSPVPFIIPYDQYMKSPKDEYSVGMRFRMRFEAEECAEKRCEGTIIDIKDKDPVRWPSSEWGCLKVQWDTTSATLLHSERLSPWNIEPAESTKTKRTSFPVPPHKRPRIPDLSLPVFSGLARNGPFPLIMPQRREKVFQGQEISETHANELGAPMYDPLHQSPSSSIAFSSENMLTPGHINQWPSQLTTFGVVDSVPFSRSMSVPNINSSGSQELSASKLRSETQGPFVPSNTLMLFGVNLDNSHSELPSPQVANSSGHLSPCSIPPISQSSVSETVQLSETSKSISCVLSETQCKKCCSVSNRSCIKVLKYGAALGRSVDLTRFDGYGELISELDQMFDFEGRLIDGSSGWQVTYMDDEGDMMLIGDYLWHEFLSMVRKMFISPKDQEIDSLNPGSPNATSL
- the LOC112172516 gene encoding auxin response factor 2 isoform X2; the protein is MAGSVSGEQQSAYPVNNRQGDKDDLYNQLWHTCAGSNIYVPRPGDKVFYFAQGHIEQVEAYADPDSNAAMPKYNLPPKILCHVVNVQLKAEVHTDEVFAQITLLPVTQQDQLSFEDENAPSLPHRTRTCFSKILTPSDTSTHGGFSVPKRHAEECFPPLEMFHQPPVQELTTKDLHGVEWHFRHIYRGQPKRHLLTSGWSTFVTAKKLVPGDACIFVRGENGELCVGICRATKTQDNATASLISGNSMQHGILASAFHAICTGTMFTVYYRPWTSPVPFIIPYDQYMKSPKDEYSVGMRFRMRFEAEECAEKRCEGTIIDIKDKDPVRWPSSEWGCLKVQWDTTSATLLHSERLSPWNIEPAESTKTKRTSFPVPPHKRPRIPDLSLPVFSGLARNGPFPLIMPQRREKVFQGQEISETHANELGAPMYDPLHQSPSSSIAFSSENMLTPGHINQWPSQLTTFGVVDSVPFSRSMSVPNINSSGSQELSASKLRSETQGPFVPSNTLMLFGVNLDNSHSELPSPQVANSSGHLSPCSIPPISQSSVSETVQLSETSKSISCVLSETQCKKCCSVSNRSCIKVLKYGAALGRSVDLTRFDGYGELISELDQMFDFEGRLIDGSSGWQVTYMDDEGDMMLIGDYLWHEFLSMVRKMFISPKDQEIDSLNPGSPNATSL
- the LOC112172516 gene encoding auxin response factor 2 isoform X3, producing MSDKDDLYNQLWHTCAGSNIYVPRPGDKVFYFAQGHIEQVEAYADPDSNAAMPKYNLPPKILCHVVNVQLKAEVHTDEVFAQITLLPVTQQDQLSFEDENAPSLPHRTRTCFSKILTPSDTSTHGGFSVPKRHAEECFPPLMFLQEMFHQPPVQELTTKDLHGVEWHFRHIYRGQPKRHLLTSGWSTFVTAKKLVPGDACIFVRGENGELCVGICRATKTQDNATASLISGNSMQHGILASAFHAICTGTMFTVYYRPWTSPVPFIIPYDQYMKSPKDEYSVGMRFRMRFEAEECAEKRCEGTIIDIKDKDPVRWPSSEWGCLKVQWDTTSATLLHSERLSPWNIEPAESTKTKRTSFPVPPHKRPRIPDLSLPVFSGLARNGPFPLIMPQRREKVFQGQEISETHANELGAPMYDPLHQSPSSSIAFSSENMLTPGHINQWPSQLTTFGVVDSVPFSRSMSVPNINSSGSQELSASKLRSETQGPFVPSNTLMLFGVNLDNSHSELPSPQVANSSGHLSPCSIPPISQSSVSETVQLSETSKSISCVLSETQCKKCCSVSNRSCIKVLKYGAALGRSVDLTRFDGYGELISELDQMFDFEGRLIDGSSGWQVTYMDDEGDMMLIGDYLWHEFLSMVRKMFISPKDQEIDSLNPGSPNATSL